From Lysinibacillus sp. SGAir0095, the proteins below share one genomic window:
- a CDS encoding DUF346 domain-containing protein has translation MYNGYPYYQAQYVPVNMNQTNTINPYNPIHPQYVQRNPQQKPSVQQIMQTIRSQHGNLYTQLQQAGVNRQLAETFFFYVVNFTRNQANMNQTASQVYTQFQRETPWFNSLVRSMNIPLNTLDRVLTRVIEITLNILRENQPSPGPGPTPPPTPGQGWADWESLGGTIVGAPTVSSWGANRLDVFARGTDNALYHIWWDGNRWSNWENLGGVLTSVPGAVSWGPNRIDVFVRGTDNALYHKWWDGVRWNDWENLGGTLTSGPAASSRRANQLDVFVRGTGNRLYKRTWNGSNWEQWEDLGGNLNSEPAAISWGTNRIDIFARGQNNDLIHKWWSGNNWSDWESLGGTLTSAPTVSSRRANHLDVFVRGTGNRLYKRTWNGSRWDSWESIGGNLTSAPAAVSWGPNRTDVFARGQNNDLIHTWQGR, from the coding sequence ATGTATAATGGCTATCCCTATTATCAAGCGCAATATGTCCCGGTGAATATGAACCAAACGAATACGATCAACCCGTATAATCCAATACACCCTCAGTATGTACAGCGAAACCCGCAACAAAAACCAAGTGTTCAACAGATTATGCAAACAATACGCAGTCAGCACGGAAATCTTTACACCCAGCTACAGCAAGCCGGAGTAAACCGCCAATTAGCTGAAACGTTCTTTTTTTATGTCGTAAACTTTACTAGAAATCAAGCAAATATGAATCAAACTGCTAGTCAGGTATATACACAATTCCAGAGGGAAACTCCTTGGTTTAATTCCTTAGTTCGCTCAATGAATATTCCTTTAAATACATTAGATAGAGTATTAACAAGGGTCATCGAGATTACATTAAACATTCTTAGAGAAAATCAACCAAGCCCTGGTCCAGGTCCGACTCCTCCTCCAACTCCTGGTCAAGGATGGGCTGATTGGGAAAGTCTTGGCGGAACTATTGTAGGTGCTCCTACTGTATCCTCTTGGGGCGCAAATCGCTTAGATGTATTTGCTAGAGGAACGGATAATGCACTTTACCATATTTGGTGGGACGGTAACCGTTGGAGCAACTGGGAAAATCTTGGTGGCGTCTTAACTTCTGTACCTGGCGCTGTCTCTTGGGGGCCAAATCGCATCGATGTCTTTGTTAGAGGAACAGATAACGCACTATATCATAAATGGTGGGACGGTGTAAGGTGGAATGATTGGGAGAATCTCGGCGGCACACTTACAAGCGGTCCTGCTGCATCCTCACGCCGTGCCAACCAACTCGATGTCTTTGTTAGAGGAACTGGCAATCGACTTTATAAGAGAACTTGGAACGGATCGAATTGGGAACAGTGGGAAGACCTTGGTGGAAATCTAAACTCCGAACCTGCAGCTATTTCCTGGGGAACTAACCGTATAGACATTTTTGCAAGAGGACAAAACAATGATTTAATACACAAATGGTGGAGCGGAAATAATTGGAGTGATTGGGAAAGCCTTGGTGGAACATTAACTAGTGCGCCAACAGTTTCATCACGCCGTGCAAATCATCTTGACGTCTTCGTTAGAGGAACAGGCAACCGTCTATATAAACGCACTTGGAATGGTTCTCGCTGGGATAGCTGGGAATCCATTGGCGGCAATCTCACTAGTGCTCCGGCAGCCGTTTCTTGGGGCCCTAACAGGACAGATGTTTTTGCAAGAGGACAAAACAACGATCTAATACACACTTGGCAAGGTCGTTAA